A single Chryseobacterium sp. DNA region contains:
- the tsaB gene encoding tRNA (adenosine(37)-N6)-threonylcarbamoyltransferase complex dimerization subunit type 1 TsaB, producing MKILYLETSSKNCSVAVSDNEQLLCLCEEVSENYKQSESLHTFVEWALEGAGLTLKEIEAVSLGKGPGSYTGLRIGASSAKGFCYGLNVPLIAVNSLESMIEPFLGFNYDFIIPLIDARRMEVYTAVYDGQTGKEVRETEAKILDETSFEEFKDKKVVFVGDGAKKAKEILNLPDAEFKEDIYPSAQYLVKRSLEKIEHKDFEDTAYFEPFYLKDFHGVKKKQS from the coding sequence ATGAAAATTTTATATCTTGAAACCTCTTCTAAAAATTGTTCAGTAGCTGTTTCGGACAACGAACAGCTGTTATGCCTATGCGAAGAAGTTTCTGAAAACTATAAGCAGTCGGAAAGTCTTCATACTTTCGTAGAATGGGCCCTTGAAGGGGCCGGCCTTACCCTGAAAGAAATTGAGGCTGTTTCATTAGGCAAAGGACCGGGTTCCTATACCGGGTTAAGGATAGGGGCTTCTTCTGCAAAAGGCTTCTGCTACGGACTGAATGTACCCCTGATTGCGGTGAATTCTTTAGAAAGCATGATAGAGCCTTTTTTAGGCTTTAATTACGATTTTATAATCCCCTTGATCGATGCAAGGAGAATGGAGGTTTATACGGCTGTTTACGATGGTCAGACAGGAAAAGAGGTCAGGGAAACCGAAGCCAAAATTTTAGACGAAACTTCTTTTGAAGAATTTAAAGATAAAAAAGTGGTATTTGTTGGAGATGGAGCAAAGAAAGCAAAGGAAATTTTAAATCTGCCTGATGCAGAATTTAAAGAAGATATTTACCCTTCTGCACAATATCTCGTTAAAAGATCGCTGGAGAAAATAGAACATAAAGATTTTGAAGATACAGCCTATTTTGAACCTTTTTATTTAAAAGATTTTCATGGGGTAAAGAAAAAGCAATCGTAA
- a CDS encoding SDR family NAD(P)-dependent oxidoreductase gives MKTILITGATSGIGKSTAELLAKQGNRIIICGRRSDALESLNTELSQFTEIFSLKFDVRNLEEVETAIHSLPEHWKDIDVLINNAGNAHGLDPLSSGKTDDWDSMIDGNVKGLLYVSKMIIPIMKTKNLGHIVNISSVAARQTYANGVVYCATKKAVDVISEGMRLELTEFGIKVTNIQPGAVETDFSRVRFKGDLEKAATVYAGYEPLKAEDIADAIAYCINAPKHVTVSDMTIYPSAQAEPRTIYRK, from the coding sequence ATGAAAACAATATTGATCACAGGAGCTACTTCCGGCATAGGAAAATCTACTGCGGAACTTCTGGCAAAACAGGGAAACAGAATTATCATTTGCGGACGCAGAAGTGATGCACTGGAATCTTTAAATACTGAGTTATCTCAATTTACCGAAATATTTAGTTTAAAGTTTGATGTACGGAATCTTGAAGAGGTGGAAACAGCCATTCATTCCCTTCCTGAACATTGGAAAGATATTGATGTTCTGATTAATAATGCCGGGAATGCGCACGGGCTGGATCCGCTTTCATCCGGTAAGACGGATGACTGGGATTCTATGATCGACGGCAATGTAAAGGGACTTCTCTATGTTTCCAAAATGATCATTCCTATTATGAAAACTAAAAATTTAGGTCATATTGTAAATATCAGTTCAGTTGCTGCAAGGCAGACTTACGCCAACGGAGTGGTTTACTGTGCCACCAAAAAAGCAGTGGATGTGATCTCTGAAGGAATGAGACTTGAGCTTACGGAATTTGGAATTAAAGTGACCAATATCCAGCCCGGCGCTGTAGAAACAGATTTCTCTAGGGTAAGATTCAAAGGAGATCTTGAAAAAGCAGCTACCGTATATGCGGGCTATGAGCCTTTAAAAGCTGAAGATATTGCAGATGCCATTGCCTACTGCATAAATGCTCCGAAACACGTTACCGTTTCGGATATGACCATTTATCCAAGCGCACAGGCAGAACCGAGAACGATCTATAGAAAATAG
- a CDS encoding LysE family transporter produces the protein MLELVLSAIILGFMLSLVFIGPIFFLLIETSFSRGPKHALSLDLGVITADLLCIVAAYYASADIVTLIDKHPGFYRITSILIFIYGIVMLVTKTKMHMPGEEKIISQNYIKTFFNGFFFNLLNVGVILFWLVTVISVRNQYPDTSNFVLYIGIVIATYLCIDLAKIFLAKQFHDKLTQKLANQIRRIVGVILIIFSFFIFLQSFKKFNQFDRQLEEAEKKEVKYQKTE, from the coding sequence ATGCTAGAACTTGTACTATCTGCCATTATATTAGGATTCATGCTGAGCCTGGTTTTTATAGGACCTATATTTTTCCTGTTAATTGAAACCAGTTTTTCCAGAGGCCCCAAACATGCTTTATCGCTGGACCTGGGAGTAATCACTGCAGACCTTTTATGTATTGTAGCGGCTTATTATGCCAGTGCAGATATCGTCACGTTAATTGATAAACATCCGGGTTTTTACAGGATCACGTCTATCCTTATTTTCATTTACGGAATCGTGATGCTGGTCACGAAAACCAAAATGCACATGCCCGGTGAAGAGAAGATCATCAGCCAAAATTATATTAAAACTTTTTTTAATGGCTTTTTCTTCAATCTGCTGAATGTTGGAGTCATCCTCTTCTGGCTCGTAACGGTGATTTCCGTAAGGAATCAATATCCGGATACCAGCAATTTTGTTTTATATATCGGAATAGTGATTGCCACCTACCTTTGTATTGACCTTGCCAAAATATTTCTCGCCAAACAATTTCATGATAAGCTTACCCAAAAATTAGCGAACCAGATCAGAAGGATTGTTGGCGTAATCCTTATTATTTTCAGTTTCTTTATCTTTCTTCAGAGCTTTAAAAAGTTTAATCAGTTTGACAGACAGTTAGAAGAAGCGGAGAAAAAAGAAGTTAAATACCAAAAAACAGAATGA
- a CDS encoding Rossmann-like and DUF2520 domain-containing protein, whose amino-acid sequence MQIVIIGSGNVAYHMAKAFSLKGIPLAQIFGRNENELKKISDGLDLSYSTENLEDADLYIICVSDHSVEEVSKIITKKDCLVAHTSGSLPKEILSGEYRKASFYPLQTFSKSKELDYKKIPFFIETENKEDQKLLFELASQISENVMESTHEKRKYIHLTAVFACNFVNHLFSRAKEISDSQEIPFDYFLPLIDETVQKIHEIEPKTAQTGPAVRNDIRILQLHEQLLKGESLDIYKTMNHSIQKMYEL is encoded by the coding sequence ATGCAAATTGTAATTATCGGTTCCGGGAATGTTGCTTATCATATGGCAAAGGCTTTCAGTCTGAAAGGAATTCCTTTAGCCCAAATTTTCGGCAGGAACGAAAATGAGCTGAAAAAGATTTCTGATGGATTGGATCTTTCCTATTCTACAGAAAATTTAGAAGATGCAGACCTGTATATCATCTGTGTGAGTGATCATTCTGTAGAGGAAGTATCCAAAATCATTACCAAAAAAGATTGTCTGGTTGCCCATACTTCAGGTTCACTTCCCAAAGAGATCCTTTCGGGAGAATACAGAAAAGCCAGTTTTTATCCCTTGCAGACTTTCTCAAAATCAAAAGAACTGGACTACAAAAAAATACCTTTTTTCATTGAAACAGAAAATAAGGAGGATCAGAAACTGCTTTTTGAGCTCGCATCCCAAATTTCAGAAAATGTAATGGAAAGTACGCATGAAAAAAGAAAATACATTCACCTGACGGCAGTTTTTGCCTGCAACTTTGTCAATCATCTTTTTTCAAGGGCTAAGGAAATTTCAGATTCTCAGGAAATTCCGTTTGATTATTTTTTACCCCTGATTGATGAAACGGTTCAGAAAATCCATGAGATAGAGCCTAAAACGGCCCAGACAGGTCCTGCGGTAAGAAATGATATAAGGATCTTACAACTGCATGAGCAGTTATTAAAAGGCGAAAGTCTTGACATTTATAAAACAATGAATCACTCTATTCAGAAAATGTATGAGTTATAA
- a CDS encoding YraN family protein: MADHNDFGKIAEDLAADYLQKNGFQILARNFRFQKAEIDIIAEKADIIIIAEVKARSTDAFILPQEAVTKTKIKSIVSAANHYLEEFSKNNEVRFDIISVLPDENKNLIIDHITDAFQAFDAN; this comes from the coding sequence ATGGCAGATCACAACGACTTCGGAAAAATAGCAGAAGATTTGGCTGCTGATTATCTTCAGAAAAACGGATTTCAAATCCTTGCCAGAAACTTCCGTTTTCAGAAAGCAGAGATTGATATTATTGCTGAAAAAGCAGATATAATCATTATTGCTGAAGTAAAGGCACGGTCTACAGATGCTTTTATTCTGCCCCAGGAAGCGGTAACCAAAACAAAGATTAAATCTATTGTCTCTGCCGCCAACCATTATCTGGAGGAATTTAGTAAAAATAACGAAGTAAGATTTGATATTATTTCGGTTCTTCCGGATGAAAATAAAAATTTGATTATTGATCATATAACCGATGCATTTCAGGCATTTGATGCCAATTAA
- a CDS encoding LD-carboxypeptidase — MKKNIFPKPLRKGAKIAVISPAGAVEPSQLEKGLEMIKSKGFEPVLGEHLYTKFSNGYNYAGTEQERIKDINWALNDPEISAVWASRGGYGCQQLVQHLKLKDFVKNPKWYIGYSDNTVIQSYLLKKGFVSIHGQTIKTSSFGVTEESYDQIFTVLKGKTPKYNLESHQLNKKGSVEGELVGGNLALIYALLGTPYSFDFKDKILFIEDIGENFYALDRMIMSLELAGVFNKIKGLIVGGMTNMGDEKDNSNYEESFDEFAYKLISERISKYKFPVVFGFPNGHIKDNRPLLIGAQTHVKVDKKVKIEW, encoded by the coding sequence ATGAAAAAAAACATCTTTCCGAAACCTCTTAGAAAAGGGGCCAAAATAGCTGTTATTTCCCCGGCAGGAGCCGTAGAGCCATCCCAGCTTGAAAAGGGCCTGGAAATGATTAAAAGTAAAGGATTTGAACCTGTACTGGGAGAACATCTGTATACTAAATTTTCAAATGGCTATAATTATGCCGGAACGGAACAGGAAAGAATCAAAGATATCAACTGGGCTTTAAATGACCCGGAGATTAGTGCGGTCTGGGCTTCCAGAGGAGGTTACGGATGTCAGCAGCTGGTTCAGCACCTGAAGCTAAAGGATTTTGTTAAAAACCCGAAATGGTATATAGGGTATTCGGATAATACGGTGATACAAAGTTATCTGTTGAAGAAAGGATTCGTCTCTATTCATGGCCAGACAATCAAAACATCGAGCTTTGGCGTGACGGAGGAGAGTTATGATCAGATCTTTACTGTTTTAAAAGGAAAAACACCGAAATACAATCTGGAATCTCATCAGCTGAATAAAAAAGGAAGTGTAGAAGGGGAACTGGTTGGAGGAAATTTGGCCCTGATCTATGCGCTTTTGGGTACTCCCTACTCTTTTGATTTTAAAGATAAAATTTTATTCATTGAAGATATTGGTGAAAATTTTTATGCCTTAGACCGGATGATCATGAGTCTGGAACTGGCAGGGGTTTTTAATAAGATCAAAGGACTTATTGTAGGCGGTATGACCAATATGGGTGATGAAAAAGACAATAGTAATTATGAAGAAAGCTTTGATGAATTTGCCTATAAACTGATATCAGAAAGAATTTCAAAATATAAATTCCCGGTAGTTTTTGGCTTTCCAAATGGTCATATCAAAGATAATCGACCGCTTTTGATTGGAGCACAAACACACGTAAAAGTTGATAAGAAAGTAAAGATTGAGTGGTAG
- a CDS encoding Maf family nucleotide pyrophosphatase: protein MKLLLASQSPRRKELLSSLGFEFEVVKIDCEEILPAHIKIEDAAAYLSQLKADTFRNLAVEEVLLTADTVVAIDGQFLGKPADKDDSRNMLRHLSGKTHQVYTGITIKTHDKIFTETDVADVTFDDLTDDEIEYYIQNYKPFDKAGSYGIQEWLGMAKIRNIYGSFYTIMGLPTHLVYKILREI, encoded by the coding sequence ATGAAATTACTTTTAGCATCACAGTCTCCGAGAAGAAAGGAGCTGCTTTCCAGTCTTGGTTTTGAATTTGAGGTCGTAAAAATAGACTGTGAGGAGATTCTTCCCGCTCACATAAAAATAGAAGACGCTGCGGCTTATCTTTCTCAATTAAAAGCCGATACATTCAGAAACCTGGCTGTAGAAGAGGTTTTACTGACAGCAGATACTGTAGTAGCGATCGACGGCCAGTTCCTTGGTAAGCCGGCAGATAAAGATGATTCCAGGAATATGCTTCGCCATCTTTCAGGAAAAACCCATCAGGTATATACCGGGATTACCATAAAAACCCATGACAAGATCTTTACAGAAACAGATGTCGCGGATGTTACCTTTGATGACCTTACCGATGATGAAATAGAATATTACATTCAAAATTATAAACCTTTTGATAAGGCAGGCAGCTATGGCATCCAGGAATGGCTGGGCATGGCTAAGATCAGAAACATCTATGGAAGCTTTTATACCATTATGGGGCTTCCTACCCATTTGGTTTACAAAATTTTGAGAGAAATATAA
- a CDS encoding sigma-70 family RNA polymerase sigma factor: MKIKDAEIISLMQNPRTQEKGVRALMDAYQSRLYWHIRRIIVDGDLAQDTLQETFIKAYQNFHQFKNDSQLYTWLYRIATNEALQQVNKMNKMKKTDEDAEYHMQNLVADNTEGSAEEIQILLQNAIQSLPEKQKLVFMMRYYDDLPYEEISKIVEMSVGTLKTNYHYAKQKIEDYIKENYER; this comes from the coding sequence ATGAAGATTAAGGACGCGGAAATTATTTCGTTGATGCAAAATCCACGGACCCAGGAAAAAGGTGTCCGTGCCTTGATGGATGCTTATCAAAGCAGATTGTATTGGCACATAAGAAGAATTATTGTGGACGGAGACCTTGCTCAGGATACTTTGCAGGAAACTTTTATTAAAGCTTATCAGAATTTTCATCAGTTCAAAAATGACAGTCAGCTGTACACCTGGCTCTACAGGATTGCTACCAACGAAGCACTACAGCAGGTCAACAAAATGAATAAAATGAAAAAAACAGATGAAGATGCAGAATATCATATGCAGAATCTTGTCGCCGACAATACAGAGGGGAGCGCCGAAGAAATACAAATCCTGTTACAGAACGCTATACAAAGTCTGCCTGAAAAGCAGAAACTGGTATTTATGATGCGGTATTATGATGATCTGCCCTATGAAGAGATATCTAAAATTGTAGAGATGTCTGTTGGGACGCTGAAAACGAATTATCATTATGCCAAACAAAAAATAGAAGACTATATTAAAGAAAATTACGAAAGATAA
- a CDS encoding lipopolysaccharide assembly protein LapB: MKKNIVFLLIMCIVASCATKTKKPEQRSKLLKGFSTYYNTLFNAKDALNSEFTSRDKGHKDNFYAPYIPILTYEEQPLGIDLGQSSAFAENSMKMGEIANKSGRSAAGTPNFPGNQGDIPDRPDETANKGATTLEIAEAKALKAINKYSVIRNGEEKNKQIFEAYMILAQSRIYQNKPLEALDALNYVFTHMKNDKRLPLARIYQGLAYDKIKDYHRAHETFAKLKGEDINKNYAKLLSIYYSESLLDAGKKEEAAKELDVAFELNSNRKLKSRIAYLRGQLLENMGNNEKARESFTAAYQYANDFEFEVKSQIAIAKTFNGKGDYNGAKNYLEGISKKGTYGSRRNEFYYALGLMANKAGKKDEAQQFFRKSLFEKVSDPQIRGLAYYEIGKSYLDKNDYIGAGSYYDSALAVMTYEPSKILLKDQSAYIKKISKNYYLIKKNDSILSLARMNDAQKTDFFSKYIAKLKVKEEKEEQERRRAERNKGFDTGDYNANSIFANTTNSFEDFGVTTKGFYFSNTGTVSKGTSTFKQTWGDRALADNWRFSKKMASIEDMKNEALGVTSAPNPRRFEPSFYIEQIPTDQGKLSQLKKDRDTASLGLGIMYQNYFTNTPLATKTLYDLVDVKPEEKVMLQALYEIFAMNYEKNPQISERAKQILLADYPYTSYAEFARNPKNNSFVKSTEDVENEYKRAYALFESEKFGESKEIIDQALQKYPKDALVPKLYLLNAFNAGKSSGKEVMILQLEQIALNYSKTPEGVRAKEMLIYLKSDLNFQATDNKGNSIPQQPGSSPTQPNQYQNNQPVQLPDGIPPAPGNKKNSKPVDESPAPQKPANSTLKQKIKNKEETLDPSIPQRPQ; this comes from the coding sequence ATGAAAAAGAATATAGTATTCCTTTTGATCATGTGTATCGTTGCTTCATGTGCTACCAAGACCAAAAAGCCGGAGCAACGGTCTAAGCTATTGAAAGGATTTTCCACCTATTACAATACCCTTTTTAATGCTAAAGACGCATTAAACAGTGAGTTTACATCCAGAGATAAGGGCCATAAAGATAATTTTTATGCGCCTTATATCCCTATTCTGACGTATGAAGAACAGCCGCTGGGCATTGATCTTGGCCAGTCTTCAGCTTTCGCGGAAAACTCCATGAAAATGGGTGAAATTGCCAATAAATCCGGAAGAAGCGCTGCCGGGACTCCCAATTTTCCGGGAAATCAGGGAGACATTCCAGACAGACCGGATGAAACCGCCAATAAAGGGGCTACCACCTTGGAAATTGCCGAAGCTAAAGCACTGAAAGCGATTAATAAGTATTCGGTTATCAGAAACGGAGAAGAAAAAAACAAGCAGATCTTTGAGGCCTATATGATCCTTGCACAATCCAGAATTTACCAAAATAAACCTTTGGAAGCACTGGACGCTCTTAATTATGTTTTCACACATATGAAAAATGATAAAAGGCTCCCGTTGGCAAGAATTTATCAGGGACTAGCTTATGATAAAATCAAAGACTATCATAGGGCCCATGAAACTTTTGCCAAACTGAAGGGAGAAGATATCAATAAAAATTATGCGAAACTTCTTAGCATTTATTATTCCGAATCCCTTTTGGATGCTGGAAAGAAAGAAGAAGCTGCCAAAGAGCTTGACGTAGCTTTTGAGCTCAACAGCAATAGAAAGCTCAAGAGCAGGATTGCTTATTTAAGAGGACAATTGCTTGAAAATATGGGCAATAATGAAAAAGCCAGAGAAAGCTTTACTGCAGCTTATCAATATGCCAATGATTTTGAATTTGAAGTAAAATCCCAGATCGCCATTGCGAAAACCTTTAATGGAAAAGGAGATTATAACGGGGCAAAGAATTATCTGGAAGGAATCAGTAAAAAAGGAACTTACGGATCCCGAAGAAATGAATTCTACTATGCTCTGGGTCTTATGGCTAATAAAGCAGGGAAAAAAGACGAAGCGCAGCAGTTTTTCAGAAAATCCCTGTTTGAAAAGGTTTCCGATCCACAGATCCGTGGATTGGCTTATTATGAAATCGGGAAAAGCTATCTTGATAAGAATGACTATATCGGAGCGGGAAGTTACTATGATTCAGCACTTGCCGTCATGACGTATGAACCTTCCAAGATCCTGTTAAAAGACCAGTCTGCTTACATCAAAAAAATATCCAAAAATTATTATCTGATCAAAAAGAATGACAGTATTCTCTCTCTGGCCAGGATGAATGATGCTCAAAAAACTGACTTTTTCTCCAAATATATTGCAAAACTCAAGGTCAAGGAAGAAAAAGAAGAACAGGAAAGAAGACGTGCAGAAAGGAATAAAGGCTTTGATACGGGAGACTATAATGCCAATTCAATTTTTGCCAATACTACCAATTCTTTCGAAGATTTCGGAGTGACCACAAAAGGGTTTTATTTCAGTAATACCGGAACTGTAAGCAAAGGAACCTCAACATTTAAACAGACCTGGGGCGACAGAGCTCTTGCTGATAACTGGCGCTTTTCAAAGAAAATGGCGTCTATTGAAGATATGAAGAATGAGGCTTTAGGGGTGACATCCGCACCAAATCCAAGACGTTTTGAACCTAGCTTTTATATCGAGCAGATTCCTACGGACCAAGGGAAATTATCCCAGTTAAAAAAGGACAGAGATACAGCTTCTTTAGGACTGGGTATTATGTATCAGAACTATTTTACCAATACTCCTTTAGCAACAAAGACTCTCTATGACCTTGTGGATGTAAAGCCGGAAGAAAAAGTAATGCTTCAGGCTTTGTATGAGATCTTTGCCATGAACTACGAAAAAAATCCGCAGATATCAGAAAGGGCCAAGCAGATTCTTTTAGCAGATTATCCTTATACGTCTTATGCAGAATTTGCAAGAAATCCAAAAAACAATTCTTTCGTAAAATCTACTGAGGATGTCGAAAATGAATACAAAAGAGCCTACGCCCTGTTTGAGTCAGAAAAATTCGGGGAAAGTAAAGAGATTATAGACCAGGCTCTCCAAAAATATCCGAAGGATGCACTGGTTCCCAAGCTGTATCTGTTGAATGCCTTTAATGCCGGAAAATCAAGCGGAAAAGAGGTAATGATTCTCCAGCTGGAACAGATAGCCCTTAATTATTCTAAAACACCGGAAGGAGTACGGGCTAAAGAAATGCTGATCTATCTGAAAAGTGATCTTAATTTCCAGGCTACTGATAATAAAGGAAATTCTATTCCGCAGCAACCAGGGTCCTCTCCTACCCAACCGAATCAGTATCAGAATAACCAGCCTGTTCAATTACCGGATGGAATACCTCCGGCTCCGGGAAATAAGAAAAACAGTAAGCCGGTGGATGAAAGCCCGGCTCCCCAAAAGCCTGCTAACAGTACATTGAAACAAAAAATAAAAAATAAAGAGGAAACATTGGATCCGTCCATTCCTCAAAGACCTCAGTAA
- a CDS encoding HAD family hydrolase has translation MSYKEKLKDIKAFVFDVDGVFTDGSVYLLPGGNMCRVMSVLDGYAVVKALKNNYLIGVITGGNDEMVKHRINYLGIQDYYPKSHNKIDDFEDFKKKYNLKNEEILTMGDDLPDIHIMERSAIAACPENAVPEVKGVSDYISPKTGGSGAVRDVIEQVMKVQGNWHDDNTQSV, from the coding sequence ATGAGTTATAAAGAGAAATTAAAAGATATTAAGGCATTTGTATTTGATGTCGACGGGGTTTTCACCGATGGGAGTGTTTATCTTCTGCCGGGAGGAAATATGTGCCGGGTAATGAGTGTTCTGGACGGCTATGCAGTAGTTAAAGCTTTAAAAAACAACTATTTGATAGGCGTTATTACCGGTGGAAATGATGAGATGGTAAAGCATAGGATCAATTATCTTGGCATTCAGGATTATTATCCGAAATCCCACAACAAAATAGATGATTTTGAAGATTTTAAAAAGAAGTACAATCTTAAAAACGAAGAAATCCTGACTATGGGAGATGATCTTCCGGATATCCACATCATGGAACGTTCGGCTATCGCTGCATGTCCTGAAAATGCAGTTCCCGAAGTAAAAGGAGTCTCCGATTATATTTCTCCGAAGACGGGAGGCAGCGGGGCTGTACGTGACGTCATAGAACAGGTTATGAAGGTTCAGGGCAACTGGCATGATGATAATACCCAATCTGTATAG